One segment of Vespa velutina chromosome 17, iVesVel2.1, whole genome shotgun sequence DNA contains the following:
- the LOC124955062 gene encoding putative transcription factor capicua isoform X6: MLTAHSEMHEKRGPLGGGQYGAGGGGGNSIEEKCIQEQPPPPPAPPQRDPSDPTISAKKLPKKRKFDPSELEEMDKCSNVTSNVNNMINTRAPNVSIACLVQHSSLANRQSPQQQEADCYQVSTPSVVVLPPQSTAVDYSLREEPMRARPRPATVAIDLSEWRDHRVLALRDSCYYPGVIRNVIHGEILIEFDGERKLVRYSDVLGAGRYDVIGDASPSLGQVTLDAKVCIRCPTANSHIDALTKVFVKGTVCKILTKPNRFVVKIPREDDQSDSYVVKRADLRLVQPPWWDELEEGLEDIDSNRVEAVDHGYRNSVEASTAVSILQLHHTPHHASHISTHNDTTGYYRTTGTSPLMTLGTLAHSASTALSNGSRPYDELESEDDLDRENITFPSDADAKLSGSSKRSSMQSRGSTSSLVEQRSITPRSQAATPRSQAATPHKYKKGDVVSMPNGIMKKFNGKQWRRLCGKEGCLKESQRRGFCSRHLNLKGSCLRGPTNAFPGGKIDGEETSRGSDTSPNYGDRRIAGRFDQDETEAANMLVSLGSSRSATPAFSSPTGQSSISPCINQSPVPPLGLNQNNVFMPISSPAHHAAPLISPSAKWKHSPTQSNFLVQYQQQVIKPEPNRMVRPSRPAPTAPVPASIGTSVIRISPVSRGMPGQNLTLSWSEQSPPPRHPSVVTSIAQQQQGIILQHALTSSNNFPNHSEVPEQNTQLLKPSHSPHMSSLSAPPPQNLTLLHKPQEQPVDYAQTAQPQNQPIYVMQHQHEKKYLVIKNNIDISTAGHIGIQDDKYRQGLMNHLAQLPASLHQNQCQSSQTPAVSVHIDKLSVLQQTNKIGIHTSAHMDVQRNSAPSTNVVMSAATEVTNPSTPTSVFQHVIVQPGHLIQIPKAQPPREENSKNNGVLCFTDGSHDVPSAYQPHPPSLLNNAVRNWKKAFSWQTTVLDQSEVSPPPSALSPPLSAPPIPISINTSGEDGSAPGADQITPAEEEDDDVFEPEPTTPAEIEINTNKRRSQSLSALHSKEPQSPLKTKDRIRRPMNAFMIFSKRHRAVVHQRHPNQDNRTVSKILGEWWYALGPEEKQKYHDLASEVKEAHFKAHPDWKWCSKDRRKSSTTSFKGSDSRGKLNSTGEETDMGPPTEDVPLTPRGTDEVSVPVTTVYTETPTIEIINQTHAPHRILDIPLQIDTTEPESKQDEDANGSDDDQMVICEDPQPEIDLKCKDKLTDSDNDAQEEDMDKKSFNQSQFSPVSGQKRDGVNVKQEITCRPKPIKARIPSTSIETTTKYHHTSIDKGGTVSVLSSTYPYHSPINPTGVSGFQPTGGAFITMPVSPKVIKPEPVKNEQQYSTQYSMSSLVANIHTDNGRNIPKFTAAPVLHSQGPQYLGPTTPHPRMYCGFNIPISDAGSRNISSQNLISGTKVEAQSVIVSKHYPVSTNSTTSPYRGISHSIARLAESDKNDTQTASNHAQFYGSNIKSEQDRKDTGNVLLTSSNDKLKQPLTPHTPHTPHSSHINSEHSSNKSYSVDEDPNSDIGSNKGPFMLAPTPAQLGRAPLQRRQLMAMPSTTTTGEHGLSVSQQRSDQSRPQGNTSQSSESMQQQNISESRTSPSPSTKKGSFFKKNVEDGMDRVLEQVNFQEKFSSLPEFKPEDIQSPSAITINTPGSSGHSTVTSGLHSSNLQASMQGYRKKSQGPHRSNLNEDDIDSDASVSATPKSTSSVKLTGTTFFGPDFNIDAYRLNTDIAGEVEDTSPRTPKTPVGGVGNAVGIGRNENERGHRRMLEQRRHLVMQLFREHGYFPSTHATSTFQAKHSDIFPNKTSLQLKIREVRQKLKANSTPMSANSLVSPLPVSESSPNVTGPLTAPPTSMGAPHSLPVSSSGS, encoded by the exons ATGCTGACTGCTCATTCTGAGATGCATGAAAAACGAGGTCCCTTAGGAGGTGGACAATATGGAGCAGGCGGGGGTGGTGGCAATTCGATTGAAGAGAAATGTATTCAAGAACAACCACCCCCGCCTCCTGCTCCTCCACAAAGGGATCCATCAGATCCAACAATTAGCGCTAAAAAACTtccaaagaaacgaaaatttgATCCATCGGAACTCGAAGAAATGGATAAATGTAGTAATGTAACAAGCAAcgttaataatatgataaatacgCGTGCACCAAACGTATCTATTGCTTGTTTAGTTCAACATTCAAGTTTGGCTAATCGACAGTCTCCGCAACAACAAGAAGCAGACTGTTACCAA GTGTCAACACCATCGGTGGTAGTTTTACCTCCTCAGAGTACAGCTGTAGATTATTCTTTAAGAGAAGAACCTATGCGTGCTCGTCCTCGACCTGCTACGGTTGCTATTGATCTCAGTGAGTGGCGTGACCACAGAGTGTTAGCTTTAAGGGATTCATGTTATTATCCAGGTGTTATTCGTAATGTGATTCATGGAGAGATTCTCATAGAATTTGATGGAGAAAGGAAGTTAGTGCGTTATAGTGATGTTTTAGGTGCAGGAAGGTATGATGTGATAGGGGATGCTAGCCCATCTTTAGGGCAAGTGACTTTAGATGCAAAAGTTTGCATTAGATGTCCAACAGCAAATAGTCACATAGACGCATTAACTAAAGTGTTTGTGAAAGGGACAGTGTGCAAGATATTAACAAAGCCTAATCGTTTTGTTGTTAAAATACCAAGAGAAGACGATCAGAGTGATAGTTATGTAGTGAAACGTGCAGACCTGCGTTTGGTGCAACCTCCTTGGTGGGATGAATTAGAAGAAGGACTGGAAGATATTGACTCTAACAGAGTTGAAGCAGTTG ATCATGGATATAGAAATTCTGTGGAAGCTTCAACAGCAGTGTCAATTTTACAACTCCATCATACTCCTCACCATGCATCTCATATATCTACGCATAATGACACAACTGGTTATTATAGAACAACTGGTACTAGTCCTCTTATGACATTAGGGACTCTTGCACATTCTGCTAGTACAGCATTAAGTAACGGAAGCCGACCATATGACGAACTAGAAAGTGAAGATGATTTggatagagaaaatattacatttcctTCAGATGCTG ATGCAAAATTATCAGGGAGTAGTAAACGAAGCAGTATGCAGAGCAGAGGAAGTACCAGCAGTTTAGTTGAGCAACGCAGTATAACACCGCGTTCTCAGGCAGCCACACCCAG ATCTCAGGCGGCTACGCCACATAAGTATAAAAAGGGTGATGTAGTGTCTATGCCCAACggaattatgaaaaaattcaatggGAAACAGTGGCGTAGACTTTGTGGTAAAGAAGGATGTTTAAAAGAAAGTCAAAGGAGAGGATTCTGTTCCCGACATCTCAATCTGAAAGGATCTTGCCTTAGAGGCCCGACAAATGCGTTCCCTGg tgGAAAAATTGATGGAGAAGAAACATCAAGAGGTTCTGATACTTCTCCAAACTATGGAGATAGAAGAATCGCAGGACGCTTTGATCAAGATGAGACTGAAGCTGCTAACATGCTTG tatcTTTAGGAAGCTCTAGATCAGCTACACCAGCCTTTTCATCGCCAACAGGTCAATCTTCCATATCACCGTGTATAAATCAGTCTCCAGTACCACCGTTAGGCCTTAAccaaaataatgtatttatgcCTATTTCGAGTCCTGCACATCATGCAGCCCCCTTAATCTCGCCTAGCGCAAAATGGAAACATTCTCCTACGCAGTCAAATTTTTTGGTTCAATATCAGCAGCAAGTGATTAAACCTGAACCAAATCGAATGGTTAGACCAAGTCGACCAGCTCCTACTGCTCCTGTTCCAGCAAGTATAGGGACAAGTGTAATAAGAATCTCTCCAGTGAGTCGTGGAATGCCTGGACAAAATTTAACTTTGTCGTGGTCAGAACAAAGTCCACCACCAAGACATCCATCAGTCGTAACGTCTATAGctcaacaacaacaaggaATTATATTGCAGCATGCGTTAACATCAAGCAACAATTTTCCTAATCATTCTGAAGTTCCTGAACAGAATACACAACTTCTAAAACCATCGCACTCACCTCATATGTCGTCTTTATCTGCTCCGCCACCGCAAAATTTGACTCTTCTACATAAGCCACAAGAACAACCAGTTGATTATGCACAGACAGCACAGCCACAAAATCAGCCAATTTATGTGATGCAACATCAGCACGAAAAGAAGTAccttgttataaaaaataatatagatatctcTACGGCAGGACATATAGGTATTCAAGATGATAAATATAGACAAGGTTTAATGAATCATTTGGCACAGCTTCCAGCATCGTTACATCAAAATCAATGTCAATCATCTCAGACTCCTGCTGTGTCCGTCCATATCGATAAACTCTCTGTTTTACAACAA ACTAATAAGATTGGGATACATACATCCGCACATATGGATGTACAAAGGAATTCAGCACCATCCACGAACGTTGTAATGTCAGCCGCAACAGAAGTTACTAATCCATCAACTCCTACCAGTGTCTTCCAGCATGTAATCGTTCAGCCTGGACATCTAATACAGATCCCGAAAGCTCAACCTCCtagagaagaaaattcaaaaaataatggaGTCCTAT GTTTCACAGATGGCAGCCATGATGTTCCTTCCGCATACCAGCCCCATCCCCCATCATTACTGAATAATGCAGTGCGCAACTGGAAAAAAG cTTTCTCCTGGCAAACAACAGTTTTGGATCAATCAGAGGTGAGTCCTCCACCATCTGCTCTCAGTCCACCATTAAGTGCACCACCGATTCCGATAAGTATCAATACATCCGGCGAGGATGGCTCAGCACCAGGTGCAGATCAAATTACTCCTgctgaagaagaagatgatgatgttTTTGAACCAGAACCGACAACACCCGCAGAGATCgaaattaatactaataaaaggCGTAGTCAATCCCTTAGTGCTTTGCATTCCAAGGAGCCACAGAGTCCACTAAAA ACAAAGGATAGAATACGTCGACCTATGAACgcatttatgatattttcgaAACGGCATCGCGCAGTTGTGCACCAAAGACATCCGAATCAAGATAATCGCACTGTTTCTAAGATTTTGGGAGAATGGTGGTATGCTCTGGGTCctgaagagaaacaaaagtaTCATGATCTTGCGTCTGAAGTTAAGGAGGCACATTTCAAAGCACACCCAGATTGGAAATGGTGTAGCAAGGATAGAAGAAAATCGTCCACAACAAGCTTTAAGGGTAGCGATTCTAGAGGAAAATTAAATAGTACTGGAGAAGAAACAGATATGGGACCACCGACGGAAGATGTACCTTTAACGCCAAGAGGAACAGACGAGGTGTCTGTTCCAGTTACGACGGTATATACGGAAACTCCTACTATTGAG attattaatcAGACACATGCACCACATCGTATTTTGGACATACCTTTACAAATTGATACTACCGAACCTGAATCGAAACAAGACGAAGACGCTAATGGATCGGACGATGATCAAATGGTTATTTGCGAAGATCCTCAACCAGAAATAGATTTGAAATGTAAAGATAAATTGACTGATAGTGACAATGATGCACAAGAGGAAGATATGgacaaaaaatcttttaatcaATCGCAATTTTCACCTGTTAGTGGACAAAAAAGAGATGGAGTAAATGTCAAACAGGAAATAACTTGTAGACCTAAACCTATAAAAG CACGAATACCATCAACAAGTATAGAAACCACAACCAAGTATCATCATACTTCCATTGATAAAGGTGGCACAGTATCAGTTTTATCAAGCACTTATCCTTATCATAGCCCAATAAATCCAACAGGAGTATCAGGATTTCAACCTACGGGTGGTGCATTTATAACCATGCCAGTGTCACCGAAAGTTATAAAACCGGAACCAGTGAAAAATGAACAACAATATAGCACTCAATATAGCATGAGTAGTCTAGTAGCGAACATTCATACTGACAATGGAAGAAACATACCTAAATTTACAGCTGCTCCTGTGCTACATTCA CAGGGACCGCAGTACCTTGGCCCTACAACACCGCATCCCCGGATGTATTGCGGCTTCAATATACCTATCTCTG ATGCTGGAAGCCGCAATATATCTTCGCAAAATTTGATCTCCGGTACCAAGGTTGAAGCACAAAGTGTTATCGTGAGCAAACATTATCCAGTTTCTACAAATTCTACAACATCGCCTTATAGAGGAATCAGTCATTCTATCGCACGTTTAGCAGAatctgataaaaatgatacccAAACAGCGTCGAATCATGCTCAATTTTATG GGAGCAATATAAAAAGTGAGCAAGATAGGAAAGATACAGGCAACGTTCTTCTAACATCTTCAAATGATAAACTTAAACAACCACTTACACCACATACACCGCATACGCCTCATAGCAGTCACATTAATAGTGAACATTCatcaaataaatcatattctGTAGATGAAGATCCAAATAGCGATATAGGATCAAATAAAGGTCCTTTTATGCTAGCACCGACACCAGCTCAACTTGGAAGAGCACCATTGCAAAGAAGACAATTAATGG cAATGCCCTCCACAACAACCACAGGAGAACATGGACTTTCAGTGTCTCAACAACGTTCTGACCAAAGTCGACCACAGGGAAATACTTCTCAATCTTCCGAATCGATGCAACAACAAAATATATCGGAGTCTCGTACATCCCCATCCCCTTCAACTAAAAAAGGCTCCTTCTTCAAAAAGAATGTCGAAGATGGTATGGATAG GGTTCTTGAACAAGTAAATTTTCAAGAgaaattttcatcgttacCAGAATTTAAACCGGAAGATATACAGAGCCCAAGTGCAATCACTATAAATACTCCAGGTTCTTCTGGTCATAGCACTGTTACTTCCGGATTACACTCATCAAATTTACAAGCATCGATGCAAGGTTATCGGAAGAAATCTCAAGGACCTCATAGAAGTAACT taAACGAAGATGATATTGATTCTGATGCGTCAGTATCCGCTACACCGAAATCAACTTCGAGTGTCAAATTGACAGGAACTACATTCTTTGGTCCAGATTTTAATATCGACGCATATAGACTTAATACAGATATAGCAGGGGAAGTAGAAGATACTTCTCCGCGGACACCAAAAACGCCTGTAGGAGGTGTAGGAAATGCAGTAGGGATtggtagaaatgaaaatgaacgtGGTCATAGGAGAATGTTGGAACAACGGAGACATCTTGTGATGCAATTATTTCGGGAACATGGATATTTCCCTTCAACACATGCTACCTCTACGTTTCAAGCAAAACATTCTGATATATTTCCTAACAAGACGAGTTTACAATTGAAAATTAGAGAGGTCAGACAAAAATTAAAAGCTAATTCAACTCCGATGAGTGCTAACAGTTTAGTTAGCCCGCTGCCTGTTTCTGAATCCTCGCCTAATGTGACTG GACCATTGACTGCTCCTCCTACGTCGATGGGAGCACCACATTCACTGCCTGTAAGCAGTAGTGGTAGCTAG